The Ailuropoda melanoleuca isolate Jingjing chromosome 9, ASM200744v2, whole genome shotgun sequence genome includes a region encoding these proteins:
- the MEX3B gene encoding RNA-binding protein MEX3B, producing the protein MPSSLFADLERNGSGGGGGGGGGGGGGGGGETLDDQRALQLALDQLSLLGLDSDEGASLYDSEPRKKSVNMTECVPVPSSEHVAEIVGRQGCKIKALRAKTNTYIKTPVRGEEPVFVVTGRKEDVAMARREIISAAEHFSMIRASRNKNTALNGAVPGPPNLPGQTTIQVRVPYRVVGLVVGPKGATIKRIQQQTHTYIVTPSRDKEPVFEVTGMPENVDRAREEIEAHIALRTGGIIELTDENDFHANGTDVGFDLHHGSGGSGPGSLWSKPTPSITPTPGRKPFSSYRNDSSSSLGSASTDSYFGGGTSGSTAATPRLADYSPPSPALSFAHNGNNNNNGNGYTYTSGEASVPSPDGCPELQPTFDPAPAPPPGAPLLWAQFERSPGGGPAAPVSSSCSSSASSSASSSSVVFPGGGASAPSNANLGLLVHRRLHPGASCPRLSPPLHMAPGAGEHHLARRVRSDPGGGGLTYAAYANGLGAQLPGLQPSDTSGSSSSSSSSSSSSSSSSGLRRKGSRDCSVCFESEVIAALVPCGHNLFCMECANRICEKSEPECPVCHTAVTQAIRIFS; encoded by the exons ATGCCCAGCTCCCTGTTTGCAGACCTGGAGCGCAACGGCAGCGGCGGCGGAGGGggaggcggcggtggcggcggcggcggcggcgggggagAGACCCTGGATGACCAAAGAGCCCTGCAGCTCGCGCTCGATCAGCTCTCCCTGCTGGGGCTGGACAGTGACGAGGGCGCCTCTCTGTACGACAGTGAGCCGCGCAAGAAGAGCGTGAACATGACCGAGTGCGTGCCGGTGCCCAGTTCCGAGCATGTCGCCGAGATCGTGGGGCGGCAAG GTTGTAAAATCAAAGCGCTGCGGGCGAAGACCAATACTTACATCAAGACCCCGGTTCGCGGGGAGGAGCCTGTCTTTGTTGTGACGGGCAGGAAGGAGGATGTGGCCATGGCTCGGAGGGAGATCATCTCTGCCGCGGAGCACTTCTCCATGATCCGCGCCTCGCGGAATAAGAACACGGCACTCAACGGCGCAGTGCCCGGGCCGCCCAACCTGCCTGGACAGACCACCATCCAGGTGCGGGTGCCCTATCGCGTGGTGGGGCTCGTGGTGGGGCCCAAGGGCGCCACGATCAAGCGCATCCAACAACAGACGCACACGTACATCGTGACGCCCAGCCGCGACAAGGAGCCGGTGTTCGAGGTGACAGGCATGCCTGAGAACGTGGACCGAGCTCGCGAGGAGATCGAGGCGCACATTGCCCTGCGCACCGGCGGTATCATTGAGCTCACGGATGAGAACGACTTCCACGCCAACGGCACGGATGTGGGCTTTGATCTGCATCACGGGTCCGGCGGGTCCGGCCCAGGCAGCCTCTGGAGCAAGCCCACCCCCAGCATCACGCCCACCCCCGGCCGCAAGCCCTTCTCTAGCTACCGCAACGACAGCTCCAGCTCGCTTGGCAGCGCCTCCACAGACTCATACTTCGGCGGGGGGACCAGCGGCAGCACAGCCGCCACCCCGCGCCTGGCGGACTACAGCCCCCCCAGCCCCGCGCTCAGCTTTGCCCACAacggaaacaacaacaacaacggcAACGGATACACCTACACGTCGGGGGAAGCTTCGGTGCCTTCCCCCGACGGCTGTCCTGAGCTACAGCCCACCTTCGACCCGGCTCCCGCTCCCCCGCCTGGGGCGCCACTGCTCTGGGCTCAGTTCGAGCGCTCCCCTGGAGGCGGACCTGCAGCGCCGGTGTCCTCTTCGTGCTCTTCCTCCGCATCTTCGTCCGCCTCGTCCTCCTCGGTGGTCTTTCCCGGGGGCGGCGCCAGCGCGCCCTCCAATGCCAACCTGGGGCTGCTGGTGCACCGCCGGCTGCACCCGGGCGCCAGCTGCCCGCGCCTGTCCCCGCCCTTGCACATGGCGCCGGGGGCGGGCGAGCACCACCTGGCTCGCCGGGTGCGCAGCGACCCGGGCGGAGGGGGCCTGACCTACGCCGCCTATGCCAACGGGCTGGGGGCGCAGCTGCCGGGCCTGCAGCCGTCGGACACCTCGGGCTCCTCGTcgtcctccagctcctcctccagctcctcctcctcctcgtcggGCTTGCGGCGAAAGGGCAGCCGCGACTGCTCCGTGTGCTTCGAGAGCGAAGTGATCGCCGCACTGGTGCCCTGCGGCCACAACCTCTTCTGCATGGAGTGCGCCAACCGCATCTGCGAGAAGAGCGAGCCCGAGTGCCCGGTCTGCCACACCGCGGTCACTCAGGCCATCCGCATCTTTTCCTGA